Within Styela clava chromosome 8, kaStyClav1.hap1.2, whole genome shotgun sequence, the genomic segment GAAATTTGAAGCTATTGACGACATTAAACTTATCTGCTAATAGGATTTCAAATATAGGTAAGATCATGTAATTTAATACGGTAATAAATTGTTGTACTTCTGTTTTTATCTAACAATGGAGTTTCATTGACATTAGGTCGAagtaaatttgatgtttttcccagttattttgaaataaatattatatatcatataaacCAAACATTCATAATTTAAAAGAAAGTGTACATGCTGTGATAagcaacaatatttttttttcaccattTCTCAATTGTTTTCCTATTGTATTCCAGATGCGTTGGCTAGTCTTGAAATGGTATCTGATTTAAATTTATCTGGGAATCTCATCGGATCATTTGAACGAGTACAATGCCTCAAGAGTATTGATACATTGCAAAAGTTGCGGTTTTATGACAGCATTAACAAACTCAGCAATCCGATTTGCCATAACATATCATACGAAGACAAGATTATGAAAATATTGCCAAGCTTAGTGATGTTAGATGGTGAGTAATAATAAGAAATCAGTACTTTATTTTTTCTATATCCTGTAAATACAGAGGGTTAGGGTTATTGTATATTGTCCGCTAGGTCCATTCTCTTTGTTTACTTCCTATATCAGATCCATGGCCACAAGATTGCTTGAACAGGATagtattaaattgaaaaaaataagaatcatccacggtaatatatttatacaaagtAATTCCACTAATATACTTTCTATTATATAAGAAGGAAGATATGAAAAAATCATTATTGAGGTGTATTGGCGCTCCATATTAGATATATTATGATTGCTTGTTCCCTGTTTATATTTTAATCTTTGAAATTTCATAATTACAGGCATGAAATTGAAGGGCGGTGGAAGCGAACTTTTCAGAATTTGTGCTGATCTTGATAAACAAATCAAAAGTAAGCCAGCTTATTTATATTGATGGTTTACAGCTTTTAGTCTTTTTcccatttttaatgttttttgctCAGAACAAGGTCTTAAGACTGGTAATTTAAGACAAAGGTTGTTCTTATGGACCATCTTATTTGTTTTGCCAGAAGTGGAATTTGCTCCAACTATATACTAAGTAGCTTTAAACTATAATGACTGCTTGTTGGGCTGGGTATTCCATTCAAGTTATGCGACCCGCGCTTATTATGTCTACCCCAATCATTTTACATTACGCCTGATGTAAGTTGTACAACTTTCTAACCTAGATGCCCACGAAAGTGTTAACACTGCTCATCACAGTGAATACTGTGATTGCGGCTGTTGCGGTGATGAACAATATGACGGTATATAATGATTGCAAAGCTAACGTTGTGATGTGTGTTTGGACTAAAATCTTGTTGTGCTATCAGTTTTGTTTTCGTGTGGTCTCCATCTATCATTTTTAAACTGTTGATAAtcagattatatatatatattatcggGTTGATTCTTTAAGCCTTTCTGAATTAGCAGTTTCTTAAAATCTTTCTGTGTGTGGTAGattgtaatattgttttttgcATGTCGGCAGAGCAGTCTGCTCTTTTTATGGCTTCTCTATTCTTTGTTGTAGTTTAATTATTCTCAAAACATAACCAATGCCATCACCTGGTTTACGATCCAAGTCATGCCAGTTGGTACAATAAATTCTACGAACTATGAGTTTTTTTGATGCATGGCAAAGATATTGACTGCAACCCTGGCTCCCAACCCCAGGTGTCAGTTAAGAGAAAGTtaaatttgattacaaaaacTCTTGCATATGCAAGCTCTTTTCAATTGTCCCTTGAAAATGCTTAGGTCAACTTactgttttttttcatttttaacaaaaatgttGCGATTTTAGCCATAAAATCCCAACTCAAACCTGCACCCAGCGTATACCCctagcaaaaaatatatacttggAAATAGTTAATACCAAATGCATGTACAAAAAAACCTTGGCATCATTCAACAGATGCCAATGTTTGTCCAAATTTATAGGGAATGGTTTATATATCTTAATTGGTGTGTGAAAATTCTGTACTATTAGAAAACAGtaacataatttatttatatcaaacTGTTATGCTTGCTCGGTATAATCATATCAGTAAAGATGCGAttaaatttgattgcagatGAAACAACTTTTGGGCCAGTTGAAGAAAGGGCCATCCCAGGATCGTGGTTAATGCCTGGATATTTTTCTTTACCGACTAAAAACAATAAAGAAGATTATGCAACTTCTGAATTTAAAGAAACACTGGATGAATGCAGGAGAATAAACAATGCTGCAAAGGAACATGTTTCATCTTTGACCAAATAGTATTTATACCCACTGAAtccaaatattacatttttaatCCGAATTTATATATTGTACATtccgaattttttattttttacccAAAAACCTTACCTCATATTTTTACTGTGGATATAGTTTGTATCagatttttatacatttttaaaacattaaatattatattgaaccGTCACTATTTTACTGCTTTATTGCAGCATTTGAAATGAtctatatatacatacaatGTTTTGCAAAAAACAGTCTGTTAATGCTAAGGTATTACAAGCAATTGAAAGCATTACAATATTATCGATGCTTCCTATTTCTCTTCAATTTCAATGCAAAATCTTGGAAATGACTGAAATGGGGCTGGACTGTTGACATTGCATTGACTGAAtgcttcaaattttttcaaatatttgttttttattattgaatatttttgacaCCCTTTATGCCTATTCCGAATGTAGTGATTGAATAAATGATTCGTGCCTAATATGTTTTTGACTATTGTTATAAGATTAGTCAAATTCAATAGTACAAAGAAGCAGTTTAAGTTTTCAGGCATATTAAAACAATAGATATCAAAAGAGGTTCACAAGCAGTTTTCATGATGACGTGCGAATGCGTTGGAGCAACAACCCCCGTCTATAAATGAGATGATTTAAGGGCCATACAAAGTGCCACATGCCTGAAAATAATAGAAAAGCTGAATTGAACGTGTGGATGCAGGGTTTACATCAATTATGAGCTGCTACTAGGAAAAATGAAGTTTACTGGGTTGAATATACAGAAGTCATACTCCACTCATCACTGACTGTGTGTGTACCTTTTTCCTCCTCATGTGTATAGTGTCGGGCATTCAGAACATGATTGCCATTACATCTCTGATTACTTTGCGCAATGTCAAGTCCATCATCATGAGCCAAAGGATTACTGGGCTTCGTAGCAGGGTTCTTCACATATCGCTGGCTTCCTTAAATATTAAGTTCATGGGTCTGAAACAGAAAATGGTCAACTACTCCAATAATCCTACATAGACTGGGAACCGAACACAAGAGGCTGAAGCCCACAATACGATTAAGCTGCCTCGCTGCCtttccctgggataaatatggaaatcctgCATAAACAAGCATCTTGTTAAGGTGAAAGATTCAACCTATGTAACACTATGCAAGTGCAAATCATTTTCAGCCAACTACAAGTTTGGAATTCGGGTTTATTCGAGCTCATTcgagtgtatatatatatataatataagtagtttaatttaaaaactcATGATTAAATAAACcacaattttattattgattgCATTTAACACTGATTCTAATTAAAGAACTTcaatatgtaaattattatctggTACTGAGTAGAGTTGATGTAAATATCTGCTGCATGATCTGAGGTATATTTTTGGTATCCATGCACACAAATGAGCGACCTGCTGGCAGTTGTTTCTTCAACCTGATAAACAAAACAGATATTGGTATATGAAAAATTCGTCAGGAAGGGGaacttttattaaattaataggGATATTTTATACCACTACATGCTTCATTCCTACTGGAAAACCTACTCCAAAAATGAGTAGATTGCGGTAACAAAATCGAATAggatttttggtactcctgaagtatgcgtaccaagatggcggacaccggaatgtagtatgtgtacacgattagggttaggccataatttcattccaatttcccttattttagctTTATTATGATTTCATGAAATAGcgaagtgactcccgtagtatttatacctaaaattatggcctaaacctaacctggtacacatactacattcctgTGTctaccatcttggtacgcatacttcaggcgCGCCggattttttatattgataatgtTTGTGCGGAGTGATCGCCTAGCAGgttaaagcgttagacttaGCTGTGTTGACATCCCTGATTACAGCTGTCGGGTTTAAACGCCATGCCACCAGCTCACACAGGGTGAAATAAATTAGATAGGGATTGCATAACCACACATTCTTCCAAATAATAATAGCTCCTCACATACCGGTGGAAGCTAGTACAGGGTattgttcagagtgaaaggcGCAAATAAGCGTTGTATCGAAAATTCAACAAGACAGTTCAAATCATATAGGAATCGATCGACCAGTTAAGATCAGGATCTTTGTTTCTAACACCATGTGATGTATTTGCGTGTTTTTAAAAAACCTGAGAAGTTGCCTGATTGAGTTATTAAAATATCCATCTTATATGTCAATGTACTTAAATACCTTTCAGCTTGATCACCGAGTGAACCAATAAATATTGCAAATGCATTGACTTCTTCATCACGAGTTAGTGCTTCTGTAAACCTTGTTGGTCGTATTCCATATCTATCCAAATTTGCATCGCTCAATATTATGACAAAATATTCATCTGCCTCTTCATTTTTAACGGActtgataaataaaaacatagCATGAAAATACTATCAAACAAAATCAGACTTTTGTACAAAAGAATTTATAAATATCTTTTTTGCAAACATATGATAAgaatttgtagattttttttGTCGATGCTTGCTTTCCATGTAGCAAAGGTtagtaaacataaaaaaaaactatatgtTGCGTTGCTGTAGACACAAAAACATCGGAGCTACTATCGGAGTGTAGGAAAACTTCTAGCAAACAAAGCATTGGAATGCATGAACCAATACAGAAAATGAAAGATAACAAAAATTATGAAACAACCTAAGTGAAACTGCATTCTTTTAATGATTCCAAATTTTTGATAGAGGAaagacaatttaaaaaaaaagttcgcTACATAACAAACCTTGATAGCAAATTCTGTTGCTTCAAGTGTGTGGTCTCCGCTCATGCAGAACTGTGCATGAGCATGCATTGTTTTCATCACTTTCAGTCGTTCCTTGTTGTTTGTTGGAGGTTTTTCAGCATTCGCCAGTTCAATTTCATACCCATCACCAGAATGTCCCCAAATATCATACTAGAAAAAAATACGAAGGAACTTCCTAATAATTGCTTGGGAACACGATAATTTTACCGCGGTGGCCTCCAACCTCGCTCAgactgtaataaattgagtaggtcGAAAGGGAATGGTTTCGGTTTATAATGACATAACAAATTCCTGTTTTGTGTTGTAGAAAACTACAATATAAATCACAATAGAGCGAAAATAGGCAATACAATGTTAAACTTTATAACTACCGCTAGTAGTAATTACAAGGCAATAACGGATTACcttaaatttttctttatagCCTTCCAGACCTTCCATCACCATACACACTGCTTCCATTGATCTTTCCAGTCTGTTATCAAGGCCGTTGAACCTTTGCAAAACAGGATAAAAAATGATTCAACTCAAAAATGGGCCTCATGATTTGAATGTTATACATCAATGCCTAATTGTCAGTAAAATACCTTGCATAACATCAACTTTTACTTACCTATACATACTTCCACTGACATCAACAACAATTCTCAACCTTTTTGGCTTTTGTTGAGGCGTTCCAGgctataaaaaattatttttaatttaagaacatttttatatttgtcataAGAGAGAAAAAAATAGCAGACCATGTTTTTATGTATTATAATATAACACACAAGAAATCCAGATAGGATAATGATAATTTCATCACACAAAATAGCAGAACATCCTCTTGTTTAGTTAACAACTAAGGTAGAGTATGGGATATCCGACCAAATAAACACTGCATATTGATATGCGATTGATCAGTAGGCTTGTTTTTACTTTTCATGTAGCATATAAGAAGAAAAATTCAAACAAGAGAATTATATACTTTCATTTTATAACAACTTACCTCTGGTTCTTGATCTGCTCTtcgtttataaatatttttttctccagTTAAACCTTCAATTAACTTCATGTCATCCAGTTCTCCAGTCATTTGATGACGTTGCCACTGGCGTTCTTTGCCTTTTGCctgtacaaaaatatttttatatcagtttAAGCTTTATTCGATAATATTCTTCATCAATTCAGAATATTGCAATACCAATGTCAACATACCTGAAGACTGTCAAGAATAATACGAAGAGATTTCACTTGTCGTCTGACAGAAGATGAAAAAGATTCATACATGTGAGCATCATACTCACTCATGTTGATTTCTCTCAACCTAAGTAGAGTGAAAATAGTGTAAGATAAAGAACTTAATAAAATAGGATATGAGAAACAGTGCAGTTAAATATTTTCCTATATATACACAGTCATTACCAGAGCTCAGATCAAGTGTATGGTATTCGAAGAATATTTTGTAGATGGTTCAAATTTCTTAGAAGTTCAAATGCTGATTGTGCAGGAATACAATAACTTATAGGCAATAAAAAGAATAACAAAATACTCTATAATGAACAACATGGCGTCAATGAGACTATATATAAAATGTAACATAGTTTGTGAACCTTAACTTTTATTACTGATCATTCCCACAAACGCCATTTTCGCTGAAGTTTCTTTTTCAATAAGTAAGAACACTTGACAATAAttcaataaagaaattgaaTACCTTGCTTGGAATGCTTTTTGGGCCATTTCTCTTGCAGCCTTTTTTACATGTTCTGGAACAGCTTCTTTTTCCCAGTCTGGTATCTAAGAATGGAGAATACAAGTTTCAAAAATAAgccaaatttaaatttgtataatttgacataaattagcgtatattttcaatggaaaatgaaaacaaaaaacttgtTCTACTTCTGCAAATAAATTTGCAAAGGTGTTGAAAAAAGTACTTTATAAGCGTGACTTATGCATGACAACAATAGACTAAATAAAAGTTGATAAAACAAGCAAACCTGAGTAACATCATGTCCAGCATCCAATCTATAGGGTCCACCTTTACCACCTAGTCCTGCGGTATCTCGACCACCAGTTCCACCAGCCCACATATTACCACCAACATGAGGTTCATTTTTAGAATCAACTTTTCCATGCTTTGGTGCTGTCACATCTTTACCACTTTCTCTTTCAGATGTTATCTGTCATTTTATACAGTTTTATTACAATGCAGTATACCGGTGGTTGGCACACCGTTATAATGGTGTTAGCAATACATTTGCCATTTCACCTTTaaattaccctgcatgggtttgAATAATGtggggaataattatgtgcaagaggattactggacttcTTGCCACCTTGAGTGCTTAAGGCTTTCTTCCACAATGAATTAGCCAGTGCATCTAAATCAAatgactggtaaccagacgagaggctgtgATATCTTATGATGAAGCCATATTATGGACTTTACTCTTTCCTTTTCTTATGTGAATCCCATCCTTTATCCACAAATTATTCATCTCTGTAAAATTCTAAAAGTACTACTAGAGATaaccaaaatatatattcagaataaatatcttcaaatattaaatattctaaTTACCGTAGATAACATTCATAAAAAACATGCGCAAATGGATTTTCAACTatagaaatcaaatttgataatgaaaaaaaaaaaattcaagttgtCTGTCTTTCCAATTTACATTGAATCagagaaataaatttaataaatttaattgttgCTTTATTACAAGATTCAGAAAAAATACCTGCATGTGTGAATTATCTGCATCAGCACCAATCATTGCTATCCATTCAGCTAATGAATCTGACAATGCCATCAATTCAGTTTCCCATTCTCGAACACATCTGAcaataaatatgaagaaaaaaatcttcaattttACATTACATAACAGACCATTATATGCAGGTATTGACCTCAGCATATAACCACACACAATAGTAAAATTGACTTATTCATAACAAcattcatgcatctgaaactgTTTTATATCTTTCGATACAAACAAGCTTTATAAAGTTAACTGCTTCAATGTATAGAGCCATGGGCGGACGGACGATTATCGTTATCACTTTTTTGAACAAGAGAGCGATTTTCACATATATGGACACAGCCAAAGCGAAGTAAGGataaggataagatttacatatttatcccggggaagaggaaagaGGTTCAGCAATCCTCCCTCACATAACCATcaccgcatgggattcgaacctgcgaatcccacgcaaagtaatcagaagtgcggtggcgagcg encodes:
- the LOC120346691 gene encoding leucine-rich repeat-containing protein 61-like isoform X1, with translation MSTKKYGDKQEGESWKILTHSKLLSATGEFDVESIQFLNLASCEIEDISALGNCLNLVRLDLRKNEISILNPLRNLKLLTTLNLSANRISNIDALASLEMVSDLNLSGNLIGSFERVQCLKSIDTLQKLRFYDSINKLSNPICHNISYEDKIMKILPSLVMLDGMKLKGGGSELFRICADLDKQIKNAHESVNTAHHSEYCDCGCCGDEQYDDETTFGPVEERAIPGSWLMPGYFSLPTKNNKEDYATSEFKETLDECRRINNAAKEHVSSLTK
- the LOC120346691 gene encoding leucine-rich repeat-containing protein 61-like isoform X2 translates to MSTKKYGDKQEGESWKILTHSKLLSATGEFDVESIQFLNLASCEIEDISALGNCLNLVRLDLRKNEISILNPLRNLKLLTTLNLSANRISNIDALASLEMVSDLNLSGNLIGSFERVQCLKSIDTLQKLRFYDSINKLSNPICHNISYEDKIMKILPSLVMLDGMKLKGGGSELFRICADLDKQIKNETTFGPVEERAIPGSWLMPGYFSLPTKNNKEDYATSEFKETLDECRRINNAAKEHVSSLTK